Proteins encoded within one genomic window of Bradyrhizobium sp. CB1717:
- a CDS encoding cold-shock protein, translating into MAMTGTVKFFNGERGYGFIKPDDGGRDVFVHITAVERAGLKDLAEGQRITFEVEPDKKGKGPKAVNLVILS; encoded by the coding sequence ATGGCCATGACGGGAACAGTTAAGTTCTTCAACGGCGAGCGCGGCTACGGCTTCATCAAGCCTGATGACGGCGGTCGCGATGTCTTCGTACATATTACGGCTGTAGAGCGTGCGGGACTGAAAGACCTTGCCGAAGGACAGCGTATCACTTTCGAAGTCGAACCGGACAAGAAGGGGAAGGGACCCAAGGCGGTCAACCTGGTGATCCTCTCCTAG
- the prmB gene encoding 50S ribosomal protein L3 N(5)-glutamine methyltransferase: MAKVAKKTTRGRAAPKLAKVGPGELLTLLDFVRYAVSRFVEAKLAFAHGTTDPVAEAVFLISEALHLTPDQFEGFAHARITVAEGKTLLDLIHQRVTTRKPAAYLVNKIYMRGLPFYVDERVIVPRSFIGELLDSHFSDEGGPGSLIDDPTAVERVLDLCTGSGCLAILAAHHFPNADVDAVDIAKGAIEVAARNVEDYGLEDRITLYRGDLFAPLGDARYDLIITNPPYVDAEGMAALPPECRAEPKLAFDGGADGLDVVRKILRDAPDHLAPGGGLICEIGRGRELVDEAFPELPLLWLDTEDSEGEVFWISAADLR, translated from the coding sequence ATGGCAAAAGTTGCGAAAAAGACCACGCGCGGCCGCGCCGCGCCGAAGCTTGCGAAGGTGGGGCCCGGCGAGCTTCTCACGCTGCTCGACTTCGTTCGCTACGCGGTGAGCCGCTTTGTCGAGGCGAAGCTCGCCTTTGCCCATGGCACGACCGATCCGGTCGCGGAAGCCGTTTTCCTGATCTCTGAGGCGCTGCATCTCACTCCCGACCAGTTCGAGGGCTTTGCCCACGCGCGTATCACCGTCGCGGAAGGCAAGACCCTCCTCGATCTCATCCATCAGCGCGTCACGACGCGCAAACCGGCCGCCTATCTCGTCAACAAGATCTACATGCGCGGCCTGCCCTTCTATGTCGACGAGCGCGTCATCGTTCCACGCTCCTTCATCGGCGAGCTCCTGGATTCGCATTTCAGCGACGAGGGCGGACCCGGCTCGCTGATCGACGACCCCACCGCCGTCGAGCGCGTACTCGATCTCTGCACGGGATCGGGATGTCTTGCGATCCTCGCCGCGCATCACTTCCCGAACGCTGACGTCGATGCCGTCGACATCGCCAAGGGCGCAATCGAGGTCGCCGCGCGCAATGTCGAGGACTACGGGCTCGAGGACCGGATCACGCTCTATCGCGGCGACCTGTTCGCCCCACTCGGCGATGCACGATATGACCTGATCATTACCAACCCGCCTTACGTCGATGCCGAAGGCATGGCGGCATTGCCGCCGGAGTGCCGGGCCGAGCCAAAACTCGCCTTCGACGGTGGCGCCGATGGTCTCGACGTGGTGCGGAAGATCCTGCGCGATGCGCCCGATCATCTTGCGCCCGGCGGCGGACTGATCTGCGAGATCGGCCGTGGCCGCGAGTTGGTCGACGAGGCCTTTCCGGAACTGCCGCTGCTGTGGCTGGACACCGAAGACTCCGAGGGCGAGGTGTTCTGGATTTCGGCCGCCGATCTCCGCTGA
- a CDS encoding molybdenum cofactor biosynthesis protein MoaE — MSCPVTIRIQEDDFDIAREIAVLTKSRNDIGAVVSFSGICRADDDSAQVAALTLEHYPGMAEEEIRRHADEAISRWPLNGVTVIHRVGRFMPGQNIVLVLTASQHRQAAFQAAEFLMDYLKTSAPFWKKEESATGTGWVEAHARDDEAAARWTKS, encoded by the coding sequence ATGAGCTGCCCGGTCACCATCCGCATCCAGGAAGACGATTTCGACATCGCCCGCGAGATCGCGGTCCTGACCAAGAGCCGCAACGACATCGGCGCCGTCGTGAGCTTCTCAGGCATCTGCCGCGCCGACGACGACAGCGCCCAGGTCGCCGCGCTCACGCTCGAGCATTATCCGGGCATGGCCGAGGAAGAGATCAGGCGCCATGCCGACGAGGCCATCTCGCGCTGGCCGCTCAACGGCGTCACGGTGATCCACCGCGTCGGGCGATTCATGCCGGGCCAGAACATCGTCCTGGTGCTCACTGCCTCGCAGCACCGCCAGGCCGCATTCCAGGCCGCCGAGTTCCTGATGGACTATCTCAAGACCAGCGCCCCGTTCTGGAAGAAGGAAGAGAGCGCCACCGGCACCGGCTGGGTCGAGGCCCACGCCCGCGACGACGAGGCCGCCGCACGCTGGACCAAATCCTGA
- a CDS encoding outer membrane protein, with amino-acid sequence MKRLVVGAAALVAAGWTGSAGAADMNYGGRAPYTVNQPLNAYSWAGPYLGGNIGYEWGSVDNNPAKPSGFVGGVQAGYNFQNGPWVFGVEGDIQAAGADDTFAPWKFSNPWFGTLRGRAGYAFSNVLFYGTAGLAFGELRAQTFGWTESHTTAGWTIGAGAEVGLAPNWSAKLEYLYIDLSTSQFAITGVSNGYSASVVRAGVNYHF; translated from the coding sequence ATGAAGAGGCTCGTTGTGGGCGCAGCCGCGTTGGTTGCAGCCGGCTGGACGGGTTCGGCAGGGGCCGCCGACATGAATTATGGAGGGCGCGCGCCCTATACCGTGAACCAGCCGCTCAATGCGTATAGCTGGGCTGGTCCCTATCTCGGCGGCAACATCGGCTACGAATGGGGCTCGGTCGACAACAACCCCGCAAAGCCGTCCGGCTTCGTCGGCGGCGTCCAGGCCGGCTACAATTTCCAGAACGGCCCGTGGGTGTTCGGCGTCGAGGGCGACATCCAGGCGGCCGGTGCCGACGACACCTTCGCACCGTGGAAGTTCTCCAATCCGTGGTTCGGCACGCTGCGCGGCCGCGCCGGCTATGCCTTCAGCAACGTGCTGTTCTACGGCACCGCGGGCCTTGCCTTCGGCGAGCTGCGCGCGCAGACCTTCGGCTGGACGGAGTCGCACACCACCGCCGGCTGGACCATCGGTGCAGGTGCGGAAGTCGGCCTCGCGCCGAACTGGAGTGCGAAGCTCGAATATCTCTACATCGACCTGTCGACGAGCCAGTTCGCAATTACCGGGGTGTCGAACGGCTACAGCGCCAGCGTTGTGCGCGCAGGCGTGAACTATCACTTCTGA
- the moaD gene encoding molybdopterin converting factor subunit 1, which translates to MKVKYFAWVRERVGKAEETIEPPATVRTVEELIAWLSGRSDAYAYAFEKPKVIRAAIDHAHVKSDAAIAGAREIAFFPPMTGG; encoded by the coding sequence ATGAAGGTGAAGTATTTCGCCTGGGTGCGCGAGCGCGTCGGCAAGGCCGAGGAGACCATCGAGCCGCCGGCGACCGTGCGTACCGTGGAGGAGCTGATCGCCTGGCTGTCCGGCCGGAGCGATGCTTATGCGTACGCGTTCGAGAAGCCGAAGGTGATCCGCGCCGCAATCGACCATGCCCACGTCAAGTCGGACGCCGCGATCGCGGGCGCACGCGAGATCGCGTTCTTCCCGCCGATGACCGGCGGCTAG
- the uvrC gene encoding excinuclease ABC subunit UvrC codes for MVHDSTDNPDDSARKSRQAAANDAPPGSPAAPDVDPATAGGDDEDDALLPDILEESGAIGEEPLATGHEAIERAVRLAPTSPGVYRMLNANADVLYVGKAKNVKKRLSNYARQSAPQPARILRMIAATVTVEIVSTNTETEALLLEANLIKQLRPRFNVQLRDDKSFPYILITGDHWAPQILKHRGAQTRPGRYFGPFASAGAVNRTITALQRAFLIRSCTDSFFESRTRPCLLYQIRRCAGPCTREIDFGGYTTLVREASDFLSGKSHAVKQELAGEMEKASGELEFERAALYRDRLAALSAIQSQQGINPRTVEEADVFAVHQEGGFFCVEVFFFRTGQNWGNRAYFPRAEKTFTPEEVLSSFLAQFYDDKPPPKVILLSHEIEESELLANALAIKAGHKVEVTAPKRGEKKELVAHALTNAREALGRKLADTATQSRLLDAMAATLSLPHAPKRIEVYDNSHIQGTNAVGAMIVAGPDGFVKNQYRKFNIKSEGITPGDDFAMMREVLERRFKRLINPPEEGAKVKDDDFPQWPDLVIIDGGRGQLNAVREIFAALGLTQVSLMSVAKGPDRDAGRETLFMPEREAIKLEPRDPVLYFIQRLRDEAHRFVIGSHRKLRKKDIREAGLQEIPGIGPSRKRALLHHFGTLKEIERASIADLGKVPGVSAESARRIFEYFHPQPG; via the coding sequence ATGGTTCACGATTCCACCGACAATCCGGACGACAGCGCGCGCAAATCGCGGCAAGCGGCAGCGAACGACGCGCCGCCCGGGAGCCCGGCGGCGCCGGACGTCGATCCCGCCACCGCAGGCGGCGACGACGAGGACGATGCGCTGCTGCCTGATATCCTCGAAGAGAGCGGCGCGATCGGCGAAGAGCCGCTGGCGACCGGCCACGAGGCGATCGAGCGCGCGGTCCGCCTCGCCCCGACCTCGCCCGGCGTCTACCGCATGCTCAACGCCAATGCCGACGTGCTCTATGTCGGCAAGGCCAAGAACGTCAAAAAGCGCCTGTCCAACTACGCGCGCCAGAGCGCGCCGCAGCCGGCGCGCATCCTGCGCATGATCGCCGCCACCGTGACGGTGGAGATCGTCTCGACCAACACCGAGACCGAGGCGCTGCTGCTGGAAGCCAACCTGATCAAGCAGCTGCGGCCGCGCTTCAACGTGCAGCTGCGCGACGACAAGTCGTTTCCCTATATCCTGATCACCGGCGACCATTGGGCGCCGCAGATCCTGAAGCATCGTGGCGCGCAGACCCGGCCCGGGCGCTATTTCGGCCCGTTCGCCTCTGCCGGCGCGGTCAACCGCACCATCACGGCGTTGCAGCGGGCGTTCCTGATCCGCTCCTGCACCGATTCCTTCTTCGAGAGCCGCACCCGGCCCTGCCTGCTCTACCAAATCCGCCGCTGCGCCGGTCCCTGCACCCGCGAGATCGACTTCGGCGGCTATACGACGCTGGTGCGCGAGGCGAGCGACTTCCTCTCCGGCAAGAGCCATGCGGTGAAGCAGGAACTCGCCGGCGAGATGGAGAAGGCCTCAGGCGAGCTCGAATTCGAGCGCGCAGCGCTCTACCGCGACCGCCTCGCCGCGCTGTCGGCGATCCAGTCCCAGCAGGGCATCAATCCGCGCACGGTCGAGGAAGCCGACGTGTTCGCGGTCCACCAGGAAGGCGGTTTCTTCTGCGTCGAAGTGTTCTTCTTCCGCACCGGCCAGAACTGGGGCAACCGTGCCTATTTTCCGCGCGCGGAGAAGACCTTCACGCCGGAAGAGGTGCTCAGCTCCTTCCTCGCGCAGTTCTACGACGACAAGCCGCCGCCGAAGGTCATCCTGCTCTCGCACGAGATCGAGGAGAGCGAGCTGCTCGCCAACGCGCTCGCGATCAAGGCCGGCCACAAGGTCGAGGTCACCGCGCCCAAGCGCGGCGAGAAGAAGGAGCTCGTCGCCCACGCGCTGACCAATGCGCGCGAGGCGCTCGGCCGCAAGCTCGCGGACACCGCGACCCAGAGCCGCCTGCTCGACGCCATGGCCGCGACGCTCAGCCTGCCGCATGCGCCCAAGCGCATCGAGGTCTACGACAACAGCCACATCCAGGGCACCAATGCGGTCGGCGCCATGATCGTCGCCGGCCCCGACGGCTTCGTGAAGAACCAGTACCGCAAGTTCAACATCAAGTCGGAAGGGATCACGCCGGGCGACGACTTCGCCATGATGCGCGAGGTGCTGGAGCGGCGCTTCAAGCGCCTGATCAATCCACCCGAAGAGGGCGCCAAGGTCAAGGACGACGACTTCCCGCAATGGCCCGACCTCGTGATCATCGACGGCGGCCGCGGCCAGCTCAACGCGGTGCGCGAGATCTTTGCCGCTCTCGGCCTGACCCAGGTGTCGCTGATGTCGGTCGCCAAGGGGCCGGACCGCGATGCCGGGCGCGAAACCCTGTTCATGCCGGAGCGCGAGGCAATCAAGCTGGAGCCGCGCGATCCCGTGCTCTATTTCATCCAGCGCCTGCGCGACGAGGCCCACCGCTTCGTCATCGGCTCGCACCGCAAGCTGCGCAAGAAGGACATCCGCGAGGCCGGTTTGCAGGAGATTCCGGGCATCGGCCCGTCACGCAAACGTGCCTTGCTGCACCATTTCGGAACCCTGAAGGAGATCGAACGGGCCTCGATCGCCGATCTCGGCAAGGTTCCGGGGGTGAGCGCCGAAAGCGCCCGCAGGATTTTCGAGTATTTCCATCCCCAGCCGGGGTGA
- the pgsA gene encoding CDP-diacylglycerol--glycerol-3-phosphate 3-phosphatidyltransferase translates to MNIATTRGTTSRAMSLPNILTYGRIAAIPVVVGCIYAQSILDQPLWLRWVAVAIFIAAAVTDYLDGYYARIWNQQSAFGRMLDPIADKLLVASCLLMLAADGIIHGWSLWAAIVILCREILVSGLREYLAALRVSVPVTKLAKWKTTVQLVAIGFLLAGPAGDEVVPVVTMIGLALLWASAILTIYTGYDYFRAGIHHLIKEDEG, encoded by the coding sequence ATGAACATCGCCACGACACGAGGGACAACCAGCCGCGCGATGTCCCTCCCCAACATCCTGACCTATGGCCGGATCGCCGCGATCCCGGTCGTGGTCGGATGCATCTATGCGCAGTCGATTCTGGATCAGCCGCTGTGGCTGCGCTGGGTCGCGGTCGCCATCTTCATTGCGGCCGCGGTCACCGACTACCTCGACGGCTATTACGCGCGGATCTGGAATCAGCAATCGGCATTCGGCCGGATGCTCGATCCGATCGCCGACAAGCTGCTGGTCGCGTCCTGCCTCTTGATGCTGGCCGCCGACGGCATCATCCATGGCTGGTCGCTATGGGCCGCCATCGTGATCCTGTGCCGCGAGATCCTGGTCTCGGGCCTGCGCGAATACCTCGCCGCGCTCCGCGTCAGCGTGCCCGTGACCAAGCTTGCGAAGTGGAAGACCACGGTTCAGCTTGTCGCGATCGGCTTCCTGCTCGCGGGACCTGCCGGCGACGAGGTGGTGCCCGTCGTTACGATGATCGGACTGGCGCTGCTGTGGGCCTCGGCGATCCTGACCATCTACACCGGCTACGACTATTTCCGCGCCGGCATCCATCACCTCATCAAGGAGGACGAGGGATGA
- a CDS encoding phage holin family protein: MLAPSGELLRAGVALKLNHVKRAARSYLRDQTSQATGKVTSYAVAGGLFAVAGLFVVAAFFVGLIALYRWIAIHYGQFWGFGAAGAVLLVLAAVCAGVAMAQMRRKPKPIVPLASRLRVAVATPRIPRGTVKQAVKEVATTIPLAPLVPGERRHGGPWPARTKRPVQLGLMLAAVGLLGVTAARRRRHGQRLET; the protein is encoded by the coding sequence ATGCTTGCGCCATCGGGCGAATTGCTGCGCGCCGGCGTGGCGCTCAAGCTCAATCACGTCAAACGCGCTGCTCGATCCTATCTGCGTGACCAGACCAGCCAAGCCACCGGCAAGGTGACATCTTACGCGGTGGCTGGCGGGCTGTTCGCGGTCGCGGGCCTGTTCGTTGTCGCAGCCTTCTTCGTCGGGCTGATCGCCCTCTACCGCTGGATCGCCATCCACTACGGGCAATTCTGGGGCTTTGGCGCCGCCGGGGCAGTGCTGCTGGTCCTGGCTGCGGTCTGTGCCGGGGTGGCAATGGCGCAGATGAGGCGCAAGCCCAAGCCGATCGTGCCGCTTGCGAGCCGTCTGCGCGTGGCGGTCGCGACGCCACGGATCCCGCGCGGAACGGTCAAGCAGGCGGTGAAGGAGGTCGCGACGACGATTCCTCTCGCGCCGCTCGTACCCGGCGAACGCCGTCATGGCGGGCCTTGGCCAGCTCGCACCAAGCGGCCCGTGCAGCTTGGCCTGATGCTCGCGGCGGTCGGGCTGCTCGGCGTCACGGCAGCGCGCCGGCGACGCCACGGACAACGGTTGGAGACGTGA
- a CDS encoding class I SAM-dependent methyltransferase — MSTSAVLKPATAQPDLAAVKQRQHGAWSSGDYAVVGTTLQIVGEQLCEALDIRAGSKVLDVAAGNGNATLAAARRWCDVTSTDYVPALLKRGRERAAAEHLMIEFREADAEALPFADASYDVVLSTFGVMFTPDQDKAASELARVCKSGGKIGLANWTPQGFIGQLFKTIGKHLPPPAGVKSPALWGTQARLEEMFASQASEIAAEPRMFVFRYRSPEHWLEIFKTFYGPTLKAFAALDETGQAALKRDLLALLGEFNHADDGTIVVHSEYLEAVITRR; from the coding sequence ATGTCGACATCCGCCGTGCTCAAGCCAGCCACAGCCCAGCCCGATCTTGCCGCCGTCAAGCAGCGCCAGCACGGCGCCTGGTCGTCGGGCGACTATGCCGTCGTCGGCACCACCTTGCAGATCGTCGGCGAACAGCTCTGTGAGGCACTCGACATACGCGCCGGCAGCAAGGTACTGGACGTCGCCGCCGGCAACGGCAATGCGACGCTGGCCGCGGCGCGGCGCTGGTGCGACGTCACATCCACCGACTACGTGCCGGCGCTGCTCAAGCGCGGGCGCGAGCGGGCGGCGGCCGAACATCTCATGATCGAATTCCGCGAGGCGGATGCCGAAGCGCTGCCGTTTGCCGACGCCAGCTACGACGTCGTGCTCTCGACCTTCGGCGTGATGTTCACGCCGGACCAGGACAAGGCGGCCTCCGAGCTCGCGCGGGTCTGCAAATCCGGCGGCAAGATCGGCCTCGCCAACTGGACGCCGCAGGGTTTCATCGGTCAGCTGTTCAAGACCATCGGCAAGCATCTGCCGCCGCCTGCGGGCGTGAAGTCGCCGGCCTTGTGGGGCACACAGGCGCGACTTGAAGAGATGTTCGCGAGCCAGGCGTCCGAGATTGCCGCCGAACCGCGCATGTTCGTGTTCCGCTATCGCTCGCCGGAGCACTGGCTCGAAATCTTCAAGACGTTCTACGGACCCACGCTGAAGGCGTTTGCCGCGCTCGACGAGACCGGTCAGGCGGCGCTGAAGCGCGATCTGCTGGCGCTGCTCGGAGAGTTCAACCATGCCGACGACGGTACGATCGTCGTGCACAGCGAATATCTGGAAGCCGTGATCACCCGGCGCTGA
- a CDS encoding YihY/virulence factor BrkB family protein, whose product MLVRRSEPIDSWLLMAATAVFVLTAERYFQDSGLTRPRPPPDHRKQEANSPETHPARAAVQPHRGRHARSPFTIPWAGWKDIFWRTYQRIDEDRLLATAGGVVFFGLLAIFPAVTALVSSYGLFADPSTISANLQTLATMLPEGSFQIVEEQVSRVVSHGNTTLGATFLLGLLLAIWSANAGVKAIFDALNVAYEEREKRSFIKLNMVSLAFTVGGIVALLLMVGAVVAFPLALNHLGMAPESKLIVALARWPLLFVILLVALAILYRFAPSRDAPRWEWLSVGAVTAAILWIAGSALLSWYLSEFANYNATYGSLGAAIGLMMWMWMSAIVIMFGAELNSEIERQTLRDTTTGRPKPLGTREAVPADTVGAAAPS is encoded by the coding sequence ATGCTGGTGCGGCGCTCCGAGCCAATCGACAGCTGGCTGCTGATGGCGGCCACCGCCGTCTTCGTGCTCACGGCGGAGCGCTACTTCCAGGATTCCGGCCTGACCCGGCCGAGACCTCCACCAGACCACCGCAAGCAAGAGGCGAATTCGCCGGAAACCCACCCGGCGCGCGCGGCTGTGCAGCCCCACCGCGGACGTCATGCGAGGAGCCCGTTCACGATTCCCTGGGCGGGTTGGAAGGATATTTTCTGGCGTACCTATCAGCGCATCGACGAGGATCGCCTGCTCGCCACAGCGGGCGGCGTCGTGTTCTTCGGGCTGCTCGCGATCTTCCCGGCCGTCACCGCACTTGTCTCCTCTTACGGTCTGTTCGCCGATCCCTCGACGATCAGCGCCAATCTGCAGACGCTCGCGACCATGCTGCCAGAGGGTTCATTCCAGATCGTCGAGGAGCAGGTCTCGCGCGTGGTGTCGCATGGCAATACGACGCTTGGGGCCACCTTCCTGCTCGGCCTTCTGCTGGCGATCTGGAGCGCCAATGCCGGCGTGAAAGCCATCTTCGACGCCCTCAACGTCGCCTATGAGGAGCGCGAGAAGCGCAGCTTCATCAAGCTCAACATGGTGTCGCTGGCCTTCACCGTGGGCGGCATCGTGGCGCTGCTGCTGATGGTGGGCGCGGTCGTCGCCTTCCCGCTCGCGCTCAACCATCTCGGCATGGCGCCCGAAAGCAAGCTGATCGTGGCGCTGGCACGGTGGCCGCTGCTGTTCGTCATCCTGCTGGTGGCGCTCGCCATCCTCTACCGCTTCGCGCCCAGCCGCGATGCGCCGCGCTGGGAATGGCTGAGCGTCGGCGCGGTGACGGCCGCCATCCTCTGGATCGCCGGCTCGGCGCTGCTGTCCTGGTATCTCTCGGAATTCGCCAACTACAACGCGACCTACGGCTCGCTTGGCGCTGCGATCGGCTTGATGATGTGGATGTGGATGTCGGCGATCGTCATCATGTTCGGCGCCGAGCTGAACTCGGAGATCGAGCGGCAGACGCTACGCGACACGACCACCGGTCGCCCCAAGCCGCTCGGCACCCGCGAAGCCGTCCCGGCCGACACGGTCGGCGCCGCCGCGCCATCTTGA